The stretch of DNA CCCGCGGCGGCCCTGGCCGCCCGATGAAATCGCGGCCGCGTCGACCGTAATGCGAAAACTTGCGCATAGGAAGAATCCCGATGAGCACGGAAGTTGAACGGATCGAAACGCGACCAATAGCATTCCAGTGGCGGCTTACCCCACTGGGCGATCGGTTGCGTCGGCTCGCCACGTTCTGCGTGCGTCCGACTACGCTTCTGGCCGTCTTGCTCGTGGCGCATTTCGGTTCGCGGCTTGCGCTGCATCGGGCCTCGCCGTTGTCGGGCTCGCACAACTACGATCGGGCTTACGGCGTAAGCATGTCGTTGATGGCCGGGCGCGGTTTCAACGACATCGTTGTTGACGATTCTCCAGCGTCGCAGCCGCTGGAAGACTTTTTCGAACTGAAGCGGACGCGAATCAGCCGCGACGAGTTTGACGCTTACCTCTCGTCCCACCCGAATTCCGATCGCGATCCGTATTACAAGCGGCTATTAGGGTTGGCCACGATCCGGGTTTTGGATGTCCGGCTGACCTCGATTCTATGGCAAATCTTCGGCATCGACCGTCGAGTGCTCGCGACGTTTTATACGTTGTTCAGCGTGCTGACTTGCGGCTGCGTGTTCTTGATCGCGCGCCGACTTACGGCGAGCGGCTGGGCCGGACTTGCGGCTGCGTTGCTGCTGACGATCTCGCCCATTGAAGGATTTTTGAATACCTGGTCGTGGCGCGATTCCAGCCCGATGTGGTTTACCGCGGCGTCCTTTGCCTGGTTTATGTGCGGCGTCGAACGGTGGCAGCGGTCGGCGGTCAACTTTGCCGCGTATTTATTGCTCGGCGTGTTAGTGGTGGCAGGGATCGGATGGCGGGTCGATGCGCTGCTGCTGGCCCCTTTTCTGGCCGCCTGCGTTGTTGCCCGCCTGATTGCCGCGCGCAAGGGCTGGCGATACTCTCTCGCCGCGCTTGGCTGCTTTGCAGTGGGAGCGATCGCCACGCGTGCGACGATCCGCGCGCTCGGAGCAACGGAATCGCAAACACCGAATATCGGCTTTCATATGGCGTTTTACGCCGATTTCCCGCGATCCAAGTTGCTCGGGATCGAAAATAGCTTCGAAGTGATGTTCAGCGACATGCAAACGTTGGACTACGCCCGGCAGATTTATCAGGCCGACCATCCCGGCGGCGAACCGCTGAAATATCTGTCGCCGGAGTACTGCGATCTTTGCCGCAGAATGCTGTTGGAGGAGATGAACTACAACGCATTCCGGTGGACCTATCGCTTTCCGAAATTCTATTGGCAATCGCTCGCAGGGCTCGATTCGCAATCGATGATCGGCGAGATCGGCTCGCAGCAGATTCAGAAAGACCTGCGCCCGCCACTCCGGCAATACTTCCGCTGCGGCGATCGGCTCGCTCATGGAATGCCCGTGCTGTTTCTAATCGGCGCGTTGGCAACGATCTGCGCGGGCCGGCAAAAAATGGCGGCGACGCTCTTGGCGCTTTTCAGCGTTTACTATGCGGGCGTCATGTTTCTCGTCTTGCCGGATCAAAAGCATCTTGGCGTGATGTTGGTTCCGCTATACGCATTTGCCGGCGCGGGAATATTTGCGGTCGGGCGAATGTTCGCGCGCAGCACGTGGCAGAGCTTCGACTGGGCGAAATGGCGCCTGCAAACTCGCCGCGTTGCCACGGTCGTCGCGCTTGCCGCCGCGGTTTGGGGGATCGCTTGTCTGTGGGCACGCGGCCATAGCGTGGCTCGCCGAGCGGAACTACTGCAGGAAGTGCAGCATCGGCTTGGATCGGGTAGTGATGCTCCGGAAACGCTTCGCGGCGACCGGCATTTCGCGGTTACGATTCGGCCCGATAGTGCTGCCGATGCGGCCGGTTATCTACTGAAAATCTCCGCCGGCGCACACCCTGGAACGCTCACTTGCCGGCAATTCTATTTTCCCCGCGATTGGGCCCATCTGTGGGGGCGAGAACTGATCACGCGCCACAAACTGTGCCCCAACCGCGAGCAATCGTTTTTTGTGGGTTGCCTGCAGGGCTCGCGGCTTGGAGATCCATGTCCGCACGAGTGCGCGGTTGCCATCGACGGGGATGCCAAAATTCTCAGCAGCACGCGGGTTGCCATGAGCGATTGGGATCATCCGCAATTCTGCACGCTGTTCTACGACGGCCAAAACTCGCCCGGCAGTCCGGTCGTAGGCGCCAACGCGTCGGATTGGCTATATGTTGCTTGCCGCCCGTTCGCGGATCAATCGCCCGATAGGGTCTTCATGAATCGAAGCGGAATGACCGACATCATGGCGCCGGTACCCGCGCCGCATTCGGCCGGCCGTTCGCTCACACACATGATCGGCCGATTCGCGGACACGGGCACCTGGAAGGTCGCCATGAGCGACGGTTGGCGGTTCAGCTTCG from Pirellulales bacterium encodes:
- a CDS encoding VCBS repeat-containing protein gives rise to the protein MSTEVERIETRPIAFQWRLTPLGDRLRRLATFCVRPTTLLAVLLVAHFGSRLALHRASPLSGSHNYDRAYGVSMSLMAGRGFNDIVVDDSPASQPLEDFFELKRTRISRDEFDAYLSSHPNSDRDPYYKRLLGLATIRVLDVRLTSILWQIFGIDRRVLATFYTLFSVLTCGCVFLIARRLTASGWAGLAAALLLTISPIEGFLNTWSWRDSSPMWFTAASFAWFMCGVERWQRSAVNFAAYLLLGVLVVAGIGWRVDALLLAPFLAACVVARLIAARKGWRYSLAALGCFAVGAIATRATIRALGATESQTPNIGFHMAFYADFPRSKLLGIENSFEVMFSDMQTLDYARQIYQADHPGGEPLKYLSPEYCDLCRRMLLEEMNYNAFRWTYRFPKFYWQSLAGLDSQSMIGEIGSQQIQKDLRPPLRQYFRCGDRLAHGMPVLFLIGALATICAGRQKMAATLLALFSVYYAGVMFLVLPDQKHLGVMLVPLYAFAGAGIFAVGRMFARSTWQSFDWAKWRLQTRRVATVVALAAAVWGIACLWARGHSVARRAELLQEVQHRLGSGSDAPETLRGDRHFAVTIRPDSAADAAGYLLKISAGAHPGTLTCRQFYFPRDWAHLWGRELITRHKLCPNREQSFFVGCLQGSRLGDPCPHECAVAIDGDAKILSSTRVAMSDWDHPQFCTLFYDGQNSPGSPVVGANASDWLYVACRPFADQSPDRVFMNRSGMTDIMAPVPAPHSAGRSLTHMIGRFADTGTWKVAMSDGWRFSFAEMNYWSPAKNWLQLETGDFNGDGMTDLVAQAPDGQWWLALANGGYHAFSSTDSLPRDGRYDFVGVGDFNGDGLDDLILRSRDGHWTLALSTGDGFRCRPIDSLPAAAKQNSLVGDARGLAHFPMPGEENVPVPFATAMPGEESAPVPFATVAKENLLIGDFLGNGRKQL